The proteins below come from a single Leptospiraceae bacterium genomic window:
- the cheB gene encoding chemotaxis-specific protein-glutamate methyltransferase CheB, translating to MTDNKIKILLVDDSPVVLGILKKILAKSPEVLVVGTAKNGEEGLEQVKFLNPDVICTDLMMPVMDGLEFTKRVMETNPKPILVISAALEGVNETNVFQLLQAGALDIFPKPSGGTDKDYEAIKDRLVSRIRIIKSVPVYKKTNRLAAVETKVQPPITKEYSHKIKYLAIGASTGGPNAVQQVLGNLPKELSVPVLCVQHISEGFIDSLVSWLGQNTKLKVKIMEEGENPVAGTVYFPQNSKHMVIGQDGNLHISNEPPFNGHCPSVNVLFKSLAKNFGDKTLAVILTGMGDDGATGLLTIKHTGGKTIGEAESTCVVYGMPRVAKEIGALDIQLPIDKIASHILGNI from the coding sequence ATGACAGATAATAAAATAAAAATACTACTCGTCGATGACTCTCCCGTCGTACTCGGCATTTTAAAAAAAATTTTAGCCAAAAGTCCAGAAGTCCTAGTAGTAGGCACTGCAAAAAATGGAGAAGAGGGACTTGAACAAGTGAAGTTTCTAAATCCTGATGTAATTTGCACCGATCTAATGATGCCCGTAATGGATGGATTAGAATTTACTAAGCGAGTAATGGAGACTAATCCCAAACCGATTTTGGTCATTAGTGCCGCACTCGAAGGAGTAAACGAAACAAATGTATTTCAATTATTACAGGCAGGAGCTCTAGATATTTTTCCAAAACCGTCAGGCGGAACAGATAAAGACTACGAAGCAATTAAAGATAGGCTTGTCTCTCGAATCAGAATAATAAAATCTGTCCCTGTTTATAAAAAAACAAATAGATTAGCTGCCGTAGAAACAAAAGTTCAACCACCAATCACGAAGGAGTATTCACATAAAATAAAGTATTTAGCCATCGGTGCATCAACCGGGGGACCGAATGCAGTCCAACAAGTTCTGGGAAATCTTCCAAAAGAACTTTCTGTTCCTGTACTATGCGTACAACATATCAGTGAAGGTTTTATCGATAGTCTGGTGAGTTGGCTTGGTCAAAATACAAAACTCAAAGTAAAAATCATGGAGGAAGGAGAAAATCCCGTTGCGGGTACTGTCTATTTTCCGCAAAATTCCAAACATATGGTGATCGGACAGGATGGTAATTTGCATATTTCGAACGAACCTCCGTTTAATGGTCATTGCCCGTCTGTAAATGTATTATTTAAATCTTTAGCAAAAAACTTTGGCGATAAAACACTCGCCGTTATTCTTACCGGTATGGGCGACGATGGAGCTACGGGTTTACTCACGATTAAACACACAGGCGGAAAAACAATCGGAGAGGCGGAGTCAACTTGTGTAGTGTATGGAATGCCGAGAGTAGCGAAAGAAATTGGCGCACTGGATATACAACTACCTATAGATAAAATTGCGTCTCACATTCTAGGAAATATATAA
- a CDS encoding response regulator, translating to MPTIVFAEDSSVQGVMLKRILVESGYSVFWGKNGAEAYELIQREKPSLIITDVEMPDMNGFELCKKVKTNDALKDIPVVICSSLARPEDIITGIECGADGYVTKPYDKQYLMYRVEALLNNPIAANEDVAPLTINYAGKSFEIVADRTHILNMLLSTYENSLKQYNELVNAQIELKKLNKSLDNSKKETEELLLNILPKPIARELRKTGKTKPVFYESASILFTDFKGFTKLSEKFSTEELIHQLDQFFSYFDSVMQMYKIEKIKTIGDAYMCVSGIPEPDPNHAINIIKAGLELADYMTIVNTLNAQKNIPPWEIRIGVHSGPLVAGVVGTKKFCYDVWGDSVNVASRMESSGFPGRVNVSGYTYELVKDQFECEYRGKIEAKNKGEIDMYFVNSVK from the coding sequence ATGCCGACTATTGTATTTGCAGAAGATAGCTCTGTGCAAGGAGTAATGTTAAAACGTATTCTAGTTGAATCCGGTTACAGTGTTTTCTGGGGAAAAAATGGAGCAGAGGCTTATGAATTAATTCAAAGAGAAAAACCTTCTTTAATCATTACCGACGTAGAAATGCCTGATATGAATGGATTTGAACTTTGTAAAAAAGTAAAAACAAATGATGCGTTAAAAGATATACCAGTTGTCATTTGTTCTTCCCTCGCAAGGCCAGAAGATATTATCACAGGAATTGAATGCGGGGCTGATGGATATGTCACTAAACCCTACGATAAACAGTATTTGATGTATAGAGTTGAAGCACTCTTGAATAATCCAATAGCGGCTAATGAAGATGTTGCGCCCCTAACCATCAATTATGCAGGCAAATCATTCGAAATTGTAGCAGATAGAACTCATATTTTAAATATGTTACTTTCTACCTATGAAAATTCGCTAAAACAATACAATGAATTAGTCAATGCACAAATTGAATTAAAAAAACTAAATAAATCTCTCGATAACAGTAAAAAGGAAACAGAAGAACTTCTTTTAAATATTTTACCAAAACCAATTGCACGAGAGTTAAGAAAAACCGGAAAAACGAAACCAGTATTTTATGAATCAGCGAGTATTCTATTTACCGACTTCAAAGGTTTTACAAAATTATCGGAAAAATTTTCTACGGAGGAATTAATCCACCAGCTAGATCAATTTTTTAGTTATTTCGATTCGGTTATGCAAATGTACAAAATTGAAAAGATTAAAACAATCGGTGACGCATACATGTGTGTATCCGGTATACCGGAACCTGATCCAAATCATGCAATTAATATTATTAAAGCTGGATTAGAACTAGCTGATTATATGACTATCGTAAATACATTGAATGCTCAAAAGAATATTCCTCCTTGGGAAATTAGAATCGGTGTTCACTCAGGTCCTTTAGTTGCGGGTGTTGTAGGTACAAAAAAGTTTTGTTACGATGTATGGGGTGATTCGGTTAACGTTGCTAGTCGTATGGAGTCATCCGGATTTCCAGGGAGAGTAAACGTCTCTGGATATACTTATGAGCTAGTGAAAGACCAATTCGAATGCGAATACCGAGGAAAAATAGAAGCAAAAAACAAAGGTGAAATTGATATGTATTTTGTGAATAGTGTTAAATGA